AGAAGATTTTAGAGCCGGAAAAATCCGCGCCCTCATCGCGACCGATATCGCCGCAAGAGGGATCGACATCGATGAGATTTCCCACGTGATCAATTACGAAATTCCGAATATTCCGGAGAGTTACGTTCATAGAATCGGAAGAACCGCGAGAGCCGGGACACAAGGTGTCGCGATTTCGTTATGCGACATGGAAGAGAGGGCATTCGTTCGAGACATCGAAAGAGTGATCGGACAGAAGATTCCCGTCAATCAACATCAGCCCTTCCATTCGGAAAACGTAATGCACTTTACCGGAAGGATCAAGCCCAAGACGAATTCAGGAGGAAGACCTCCGCAGAGATTTCATTCTTCACCGAGTCGAAAGAAGTCGAATTTCCCTTCGAAGCAGAGATCTTTTCGTTAGAAGCGCGAGCGAGTAAGACCTTGTCGTAGTTCCGACGACTTTTCCGTGAAAGTCGCGCGCCCCCACCCTGAATGGGTGGAGGAGGCGGGTCCGCGGGAAACCTCGGATGAACTTTCCTCTATCAGAAAATTCTCCTTTTCGCAAGTGCAATTCTCTCCCACGATCTCTTGTCGTAGTTCCGACGACTTTTTCCTTTCTTCACAATGCGACGTACTTTTGATTCTTATCTCACAACGGTCACGGAACAAGGGGCGTGGTGGACGATTCGGTCCGAAACGGAGCCAACCAAAAATCTTCCTACAGCCGAGAGTCCTCTCGATCCGATTACGATCATGTCATATTTTCCTTTTGCGGCGGTCTCAACGATCGTGTCCGCAGGATACCCCTCTAGGACCAAACGATCCCATTTGATCTCCGGAGATTCATCCAAGATGGAATGAATTTTTTCGAATCTCTGTTCGCTGATCCATTTGACCCTGTCCTTCCCTTCCGGAGCTTTT
The sequence above is a segment of the Leptospira stimsonii genome. Coding sequences within it:
- a CDS encoding universal stress protein: MQRLIKKILVPVDGSESSKKALEMGIALAKASGGSLTILEVVEEFGPLPGYYEKAPEGKDRVKWISEQRFEKIHSILDESPEIKWDRLVLEGYPADTIVETAAKGKYDMIVIGSRGLSAVGRFLVGSVSDRIVHHAPCSVTVVR